GAAGCCAGTATGAGAGACTTCGGGATGCTGGAGTAACGACGGTAAAATTCAAGTGCGAGTCCGGCACCGAATGACAGACCGAGAATGTGAGGCTTTACCAGGCCGATTTCCTCGATAAATGCAGCAAGACAGTCTGCAAAGTCAGGCAAACGGAAAGTTTCCGGTGGATCTGTCGAGCGTCCACATCCTGGTGCATCCCAGGCCACCACTGTGAACTCGTCGGACAGTTCATCAAGCTGCCTGCGCCACATCCGGCTGTCACTAAGAGCCCCGTGAAGAAGAATCAGGGGCGACCCCTCTCCCTTCCTCTCGAATGCGATGTGCAACCCATTTATTTCTACCTCATCCATATATTAGCCCCATAACCAGATTTAGCATTTTTATGTATTTACTTTATGAATCATAAATAAGGCTCTTTAGATTAAGGTTCTTTAGAAAATCTGTCAAGACCAGAATAGCAGGTTAAAATTTTCGTTTTATATCGATCCTGGGAGGACATTTTAACTATTGTTTTCCCGGCTAGTAGAAATATGGAAACCTTCCTGTATTTGTCCAGTTTCTACATAATAAAGGTATTACCTTCCACGCAGTATATGTCCAGTTTATCCGGTTTTACCTCAGTTACTTTTTAATGCCAATAAAAACTTTTATAAAATAACTTATCAAGGATAAAGAAGGATCCCTTAACCATACCTTTTAATAGCCCCACTGCAGTAATTATGCAGAATTATACACTGTAAATCATATTCAGGTGACTTTTCCAATGTATTCAGACCGCATAAACGCATTACCCCCATACCTTTTTGCAGCTATCGATGAAGCAAGAGACGAATTAATTGCTAAGGGAGTGGACGTAATAGACCTTGGCGTGGGAGATCCCGACCTACCGACACACCCGCATATTGTTGAAGCCATGCAGAAGGCTGTCTGCGACCCCGGGACGCACCAGTACCCTTCTTATGCCGGGATGCCCGAATTCAGGAAGGCTGCGGCTGAATGGTGCAGGAAATATAAAGGAATTGAGATCGACCCCGCAACTGAAGTCCTTTCCCTGATAGGGTCAAAAGAAGCTGTGGCTCACATCCCGCTGGCTTTCGTCAATCCCGGAGATGTTGTGCTCTATACTGAGCCAGGGTATCCCGTATATAAGATCGGGACTCTTTTTGCAGGTGGAGAACCGTATCCTCTGCCCCTCAAGGCTGAAAATAGTTTCCTGCCTGACCTGGACTCAATCCCTGAAGATGTTCTGAAGAAATCCAGACTCTTCTTCTTTAATTACCCGAATAACCCAACTGCAGCAACTGCTGATATGGCGTTCTTTGAGAAAGTAGTAAAGTTCTGTAAAAAGCATGACATCATTGCCGTCCATGACAACGCGTACTGCCAGATGGCTTACGACGGCTACGAAGCACCTTCTTTCCTTGCAGCAGAAGGGGCTATGGACATCGGCATGGAACTCTATTCCCACTCGAAAACCTATAATATGACAGGCTGGAGACTAGGTTTTGCGGTAGGAAATAAAGACCTGATAAAAGGGCTCGGGAAAGTCAAATCCAATGTGGACTCAGGCGTCTTTGATGCAATCCAGATCGCAGGCATCGCAGCCCTCTCATCCCCCCAGGACTGCGTTAATGAAACAAACAAAATCTACGAAGAAAGGCGGAATGCTCTTATAGAGGGGCTAACTGCCATGGGCCTTGAAGTAAAGCCCCCTAAAGCCACATTTTATATCTGGGCTCCGGTCCCGAAAGGCTTCACTTCGATCAGTTTTGCAAAACTCCTGCTCGAAGAAGCCGGAATTGTAGCTACTCCGGGAGTGGGCTTTGGAGATGCCGGCGAAGGCTATATCAGGTTTGCACTCACAAAGCCGGTTGAAAGGATCAAAGAAGCTGTGGAAAGGATGAAAAAGCTACAGCTCTAACTTACATTTTGATCCAGACAATAATTGAACCGGGATCAAAGTGAATCAAAAATCATATGAGAAAAAAATCAGTCCGGCGGCACGATTGAAAAAGCCGCCAAAACCTTTTTTTCAAATTTTTCATCCGTGCCTTCTGCATTCGTTATTAAGAACATTAAAAAGAGGTTCTGTATTTAAGTTCAATATTCTGGTCCAGTACTTTAAGTCATTTCAAAAAACTAAGTCATTTCAGAAAAGCATTTCTTTTTTAAGCAATAAATTCCATGTAGACCAGCATGCCAGAGCCCGCAAGAAAACCTGTTAAAGAACCCGAAGAACCTGCCGGAACCCCGATAAAAGAACATTTCCAGCTCAAAGAAACCATAGTTACTATCGCAGCCTGCGACCGGAAATATATAGAAGCCGCAAAAGAAGCAATCCGCACCCACAGGGCGGTTCTTGAGACTTATATCCTTTCAGACCCCTATTTTCAGATCACACTCGAACCCTATGAATGCCCGAAAAATGCCCCTGAGGTCGTAAGGAGGATGATAAAAGCAGGAAACACGATAGGAATAGGGCCGATGAGTGCAGTTGCGGGCACTATCTCTGCCCTGGCAGTGGAAGCTATGGTAAAAGCCGGAGCAAAATATGCTATAGTAGACAACGGAGGAGATATCGCACTTATAAACGACAGGCCTGTTGTGGTCGGGATCTATTCGGGGCAGTCCCCTATCAGGAACCTGGGGCTTGTATTCGAACCGCGTGACTCTATAACGGGTGTTTGCACCTCTGCAGGCACAGTAGGACCTTCAATCAGCTTCGGGATGGCAGATGCAGCTGCTGTGTTTTCTGACGATGTTTCTCTTGCAGATGCGGCTGCAACAGCACTCGGGAACGAAGTGGGGACAGGAAAAGAGGCAGTAGAGATATCATTCAGGGCTATCAGGGGGATTCCGGGAATAAAAGGCGCGCTTGTGATCCAGGGGGAGTACATAGGCATGTGGGGAGACCTGCCAGAGATTACAAGGGCAGATGTCAGGTACGAATACATTACCAAGGCATAAAGTTCCCTGAAGCTTTCAGATGCATTTTTAAGATGTATTTTCCAGATGTATTTTCCAGATGTTTTTTTAAGATGGATTTCCAGATGTTTTTTAGATGTATTTTCTAGATATATTCCAGATATACTTTATATTTACAGGATTTTTTACGTGTTTAATAAAATGACTTTCATCTTACATTATAACAGTAAGGGGCGCAAATATTAATATATTATTGACATTATTTATGATAAAAACATTTAATTGGCGGCAGGTTAATTCTGTTTTTAAAAAGAATAACGGCATATTCCGTATAATTAGACAGCAGTTTCAGAAAAATTCCCCTGACTCATAAACGGTTCTTAAAAATAAGGTAACCAGTACAGTATTAAACACACCAGAAAACACACCAGAAAGCAATCAGTTATAAATGTTCAAAGCTGAAGTTTTTCAAACCATAGTTTTCAAATCATAGTTTTCAAATCATAGTTTTCAAATCATAGTTTTCAAAGTTAGATTTAAAAGCTGGGGATCCTGAATGAAGAAAAAGTTAAGAGAGCCTGGTGCCGAGACTACAGGAAATGAACGGGTGGAAGATCTTCTGAACCAGGCTGAACAATACATCAGGCTCGAGAACATTTCCTCACCTTCCCGGAAGATAAAAGAAAAAGGACTTGCTGAGATTACTGATGTTCAGGCGGTCCAGTCCCTCATGGAGGACTTTTATAAGCTTGCCCGCATCCCTATGTGCCTGGAAGACCTTGAAGGCAATATTCTGGTGGGCGTCGGCTGGCAGGATATCTGCATCAGGTACCACAGGGCAGATCCTGAGACCTGCAAACGCTGTATCGAAAATAGTGCGAAGTTGGCAGAAGGTATTGCGCCTGGAGAGTTTAAGCTGTGCAGGTGCAGAAACAGTATGTGGAAGATGGTAACCCCAATTATCGTCAGCGATCAGCATGTAGGCAATATTTTTTCAGGGCACTTCTTTTTTGATGATGAACCTCTGGATTATGAGTTTTTCCGAGCCAGGGCAGGAAAATATGGCTTTAATGAAAAGGAATACATAGAGGCTCTTGAAAAAGTCCCGAGGTTGAGCAGGGAAGCTGTAAACACAGGAATGTCCTTCTTCATGAAATTTGCCAGCATGGTCTTACAGGTAAGTTACAGCAATTTCAGGTTATATCAGGCTCTGGAAGAACGCAACGTACTGATGAATTCGCTGCGTGAGAGTGAGGAAAAATGCCGCAGTTTTTTAGAGGCAGCAAATGAAGGGATATGGATAATTAACGCTGAAGATAAGACCATTTATGTAAATAAAAAAATGTCCGGGATGCTGGGATATACTCAGCAAGAGATGATAGGCAGACCCGGGTGGGACTTCATAGATGAAAAAGACAGGTGTGTTTCCGAAAAGATCAGGGAAAAAAAGCATCAGGATATAGATGAAAGCCATGAATTCAAATTTATATGTAAAGATGGCTCTCCCTTATGGGCACTTGTTAATACCAAATCCTTTTTTGACAGGGACGGAAATTTTGCAGGCTGTATCTGGATGTTCACAGATATCACAGACCGTAAACAGGCTGAAGAAGCCCTTATCAGGAGAGAAAATGAGTTCCGTACACTGGCTGAAAATTCTCCTGATATAATTGCCCGATATGACAGACAAAAACGCTACATTTACGTTAACCCTGCTGCTGCAGAGCCTTCAGGTTACTCTCCGGAAGAAATCATGGGGAAAAACAGTATTGAACTGGGAATAGATCCTGAAACAACAAAGTTCTGGGAAGAGAGTATTGAAAACGTTTTCATAACAGGAAAACCCGAAACAATTGAATTCAATTACATGTCCCCTGAAGGAAAAGATTACTATTTTAATACACAGCTGGTTCCTGAATTTATTGATGAGAAAGTAAACTCTGTCCTTGCCATTTCCCGTGATATAACAGATAAAAAAATAGCAGAAGCTAAATTGAAAGAAACACTTGAGAATCTGGAAAGATTGGTAAGAAAAAGAACCGCAGAACTGGAAAAAGCCTATTATTCATTAAAAGAAAGCGAAAAAGGCCTTGCTGAAGCCCAGGAAATGGCCCATATAGGGAACTGGGAATGGGATATTGCAGCTAATAAAACATACTGGTCTGAAGAAATGTACCATATTTTCGGACGGGATACTAACAGGCCAGCTCCGGTTTACACTGAACACCTGAATTATATACATCCCGATGACAGGGACTATTTTGACTCCTCCACAAGGAAAGCTGGAAGTGAAAAAACTTCCAGTATTGAGTACAGGATTGTGCTGGACAGCGGGGAGGAACGTACAGTACACATGCGGGCTCAGGCAGTTTTTAATGAGGAAAATATCCCCATTAAAGTAAAAGGAACGGTTCAGGATATCACTGAGCGTAAAAAAGCCGAACAGACACTTGTAAACCTTGAGATAGCCCGTAAGAAGGAAATCCACCACAGGATAAAGAATAACCTCCAGGTCATATCATCTCTTCTGGATCTCCAGGCTGAAAATTTCAGCAGCAAGACATGCATTAAAAACTCCGATGTTCTTAATGCTTTCAGGGAAAGCCAGGACAGAATAATGTCTATTGCCCTGATTCACGAAGAACTCCATGAAGGCGGAGGAAATAACGCACTGTATTTTTCTCCTTATCTTGAAAAACTCGTTGAGAATCTTTTCCAGACATACAGCCTTGGAAATGCCAGCATCAGTTTATATACGGATCTTGAAGAGGATATATTTTTTGACATGGATACGGCTGTTCCTTTAGGGATAATTGTCAATGAACTTGTTTCCAACTCTTTAAAACACGCATTTAAAGGTAGAAGCGAAGGGGAAATTCAGATCAAACTATTTAAAGAAGGGAGTGGCGGAGAAGAAAAAACCGAAAGCGGAATGGAAAAGAATAAGAAAAGACCTGCTGGAAAGGATACAGGCACTGCAGATACAGGTTATGTACTGGTTGTCTCGGATGACGGGGCTGGAATTCCTGAAACAATAAATCTGGAAAACTCGGATTCTCTTGGTTTGCAGCTTGTAAACATCCTGGTAGACCAGCTTGAAGGGGAAATCGAGCTAAAGAGAGATAACGGTACTGAATTCATGATAAAAATCAATGTACGGCAAGGTTCTTTAAAGTCCCAGGCTGAGGAAAAAAACTCACAAAACTGAGGATTTGTGATTTAAAATTAAAATAGATAAAATTAAAACTGCAAATCCCTATTTTTATATCCTGTTTTTAAATATACTTCGAATTCCGGCATATCAGGGCTGTTTCAATGATCCCCTGTTTACGTGAATCTTTATATTAAGGGGGAGTTATATAATTGAATATATTTAATTTATATCGCTTCAAGCCAGAATTAGATTTCATTGAGGCAGATGTTTGAAAGTGATCCGGCGGTTTCTCTTTTGAGCCAGTTTCTGGGACTGGAGCTGGGGATTGCTGCCGGAAACCGGAAGAAAGAATATTCCAAAAACTAAAAAAGATACTATGGGAGGAAATAATCTATGTTAGGGGGCTATGCGGGAAAAATTCTAGATGTTGACCTTGAAACAGGAGAGCTTAAGGACAAAATGCCGGATGAAGAGATACTGAGGAGGTATATTGGAGGGAAAGGTCTCGGACTGAAACTCATATACGATGAGTTCAGGGATGATATGCAGCCCTTTGACCCGGATAACCTCCTTGTATTCTCAACAGGCCCTGCCACAGGAGCAAGAGTGCCAACCAGCGGGCGTTTCCATGTGCTTACGAGTAAATCTCCGCTTACAGGGGCAGTCGGGAGCGGGAACTCAGGAGGGAAATGGGGACCTTACCTGAAGTTTGCAGGTTATGACGCAATAGTTATAAGAGGCATTTCTGAGAAACCTGTTTACCTGACCATTATAGATGGGAAGGCTGAACTTGTCGAAGCTCCTGAAATCTGGGGCATGACCGTACCTGCTGTTACGGAAGAACTGCTAAACAGGGCAGGGACAGACCCGAAGAAAACTTCCATTGCGTGTATAGGGCCAGCTGGCGAGAACCTGAGCCTCATATCCTGTATTATGAACGACGAATACAGGGCAGCAGGCAGGACAGGTTCAGGGGCTGTTATGGGCAGCAAGAAATTAAAAGCCATTGTTGTTTCCGGAAACCAGAGGCAGAAATCCGCAAATCCGGAAATGCTTGCTGAAAAAGTTGCCGAATCCATGAGCCTCATCAGGGAAAACCCGGTAACAGGGCCAAAAGGAGGCCTGCATGTTTACGGGACTGCGGTCCTTGTGAACATAGTGAATGCACACGGAGCCTATTCCTCAAGAAACTTCCAGCAGAGCTATTTCCCTGAAGCCGATGAACAGAGCGGAGAAAAACTCGCTGAAAGTTATCTTACAGGGACTACAGGCTGCTGGGGCTGCCCGATTGTCTGCGGAAGAAAGTCCTTTGTTCCTGACGGCCCTTTCAGTGTAAAGTATACTGAAGGTCCTGAGTATGAGACAATTTTTGCTCTGGGCTCCAACTGCGGAGTAAAAGAGCTCGATGCTGTCATAAAAGCCAACCACTTCTGCAACGAGTTCGGGATAGATACGATTTCCATGGGAGGGACTATAGCCTGTGCCATGGAACTTGTAGAGAAAGGAAAAATTCCCGAAGAAAAATTACTGGGTTTTAACCTGAGGTTCGGGGACCCCGGAGCAATGGTTGAGTGCGTCTGGAGGGCAGCGTATAAAGCAGGTTTTGGGGCTGACCTTGCGCTTGGCTCGAGAAAGCTTGCGGAAAAGTATCAGGCTCCGGAATACGCAATAAACGTCAAAGGCATGGAACTTCCTGCCTATGACCCCCGTCCGATCCAGGGGATAGGGCTTGAATATGCAACCTCAAATCGCGGAGGAGACCACGTTTACGGCTATACCATTCCATCCGAACTCCTCGGGATTCCTGAGAAGCGTGACCCTTATTCAACGGAAGGAAAGCCGGAGTGGACCATTTTTATGCAGGATCTTGGTTCGGTGATCAACTCAAGTGTTATCTGCCTCTTTACCAGTTTTGCCCTCGGGCTTCCCCAGTATGCAGGGATGCTCCAGGCTATCACGGGCATGGAACTTGATCCCGAAAAACTGCTTAAGATAGGGGAGAGGATTACGAACCTTGAGCGCCATATGAACAACAGGTACGGCTTTAACAGCGTTCAGGACGCTCTCCCAAAGCGCCTTACAGCAGAACCCACCCCCGCCGGACCTTCCAGGGGACAGGTCTCTCATGTGCCTGAAATGATTGATAAATATTACGAACTCAGAGGCTGGATTGATGGAGTGCCCACGGAAGAAAAGTTAAAAGAACTCGGGATTGCCTGATGGGAAACAACGGGAAAATGAAAATAAATGTGAAATTTCTTGCCTCTATCCGCGAGATAGCCGGGGCTCACGAGATGCAGTTTGAACTGAATTCAGGGTATACTGTAAAAGACCTCCTTGAATTTCTGGAACTTCGTTTTGGAGCGGAGTTTAAAGAAGCGGCGGGAAAACCCTTCGAGGACGAGAATCCCAGGTTAAGATTCCTTGTTAACGGAAGAGATATTGATTATCTCCGGGGACCCGGAACAGAATTGAAGGAAGGAGACCTTGTCGTCCTCATCCCTCCGGTTGGAGGAGGTTAAGTGAGAGAAGGTTAAGTGAGAGAAGGTTAAGTGAGAGAAGGTTAAGTGAGAGAAGGTTAAGTGAGAGAAGGTTAAGTGAGAGAAGGTTAAGTGAGAGATATAGAAAAAAGTAAATAAAAATGCTTGAATTAAGAAAGGACAAAACAGTCAGGGAAAAGTGGTGGAAATTTGAAAGCTCTGATAATTATGGACATGACAAATGACTTCGTATTCGAGAAATATGAACATGAAGGAAAAGAATACGAAGGCAGGCTTGTAGCCCCGCTGGGGAAGACGATAGTCGAGCCTATTGAAGCCCTGGTGAAAAAAGTGGTTAACAGCGGTACAGTCTCTCTTTTCAGGATTTCCAAAGACCACTACGACGCTTTTACAAACCCCGAACTTGAACTGAAGGTGGCAGAGCTTGGAATTGACGAAGTGTTCATGACAGGGCTTGTCGATGAGGTCTGCATCTACCATAACACTCTCGGATTTCTCGAAAGAGGATTTCGGACAAATGTCGTTAGAGGCTGTACCGCCCCTTTTGACCCGGAAAAGGGAAGAGAATCTCTGGGGGAACTCGATGCCTGTGGCACGAAGATGGTCGATGATATCCCTTCTGACATAGGTGTGATTCTCCTTCTCGAAGACGAACACGATGAGAACTCAGAAGAAATAAAATCCGGAAGCTGGCCTCCCCATAGTATGAAAGGAACTCCAGGAGCCCTTACAATAAAACCTATAAGAGAGGCGCTTGAGAGCAGAAAATAAGAATGAAAAAATGAAATAAAAAGAAAAGAGGAAAGAGGAACGAAAATAGGGACAGAAAAAATCCGAATAATGTCTTTATTTTTTCTGTTTCAAGCCCTTTTTCTATTTTTTTCTTTTCTCTTCTTTTCTCTTCTTTTTTCTTAGCCATCCCTTCCTTTCATATTGCAGGTCGATCTCAGGCTTAATTCAATACCCTTTCTTCAAAATTCAATACAGGCTCGGTCGCTTCAAGCCTGTTTATATTCGGCTCTTCAGCAAGCTGAGGTTTTTTTTCAGTTTCGGATTTAATATGAAGCACCCTCTGCGGGTAGGGGATTTCTATCCCGTTTTCTTCAAGGGTTTTTTTGATATTCCACAGGAGCCTGGTCTTCAGCCCGAACCATTCACTTACGGGTGCCCAGATTCTCACCACGATATTGACCGAGCTGTCTCCCAGCTCGTTTACAAAAACCGATGGAGAAGGGCTCAGAAGGGCAAAGGGCTCCTTATCTATGAGATCCTTGATCAGCCATATTGCAGCACCGGCATCATCACTGTAGCGGATCCTGATCGTATATTCAAACCTTCTTACAGGGTGCCCCACAATATTCGTAATATTTGTAGTGAACACCTGCTGATTTGGGATTCGAACAAGAAGGCCGTCATATGTCCTTATCAGGGTTGAGATTATGCGTATATCCGTGACATAGCCGGCTATCCCGTTAACATCCACCTGGTCTCCTATTTTTATGGGCCTTTCAAACATAAGAAAACAGCCTGAAACCAGGTTTCCGACAATGTTCTGACTTGCAAAACCAAGCACTATACCCGCAACTCCTCCTGCAAGCAGGAGACCTGAGGGATCAATCCCTATCAAAGGCAGTATCGAGATAAAAATAACAACAAGAGAACCGTAATAAAGAAGTTTGAGTATGGGCTCGCCCACATCCTTGCTGACGTGGTCCTTAAGAGTCCTTCGCAGGTAAATTATAATAACCCTGAGAAAGATTATCGAAAATGTAAGGACGATTACAAATTTTATAAGATCTCCGGGAGTAACCTGACTTTTTGAGGTTGTGTACAGCACATTGTCAAGGAGGTTGAGATCAGGAAGAATCGCAGGGAGATTAATATCAGGAAGAATCAAAATCCCCACCCCATATAAAACTTAAGAGGCACAAAGCCGAGCTTCCTGAGGCTGTAAACTCCGAAAGCCTCTTTCCTGATTTTCTGGTCTTTCACAAGATAACCTTTCATCTCTCCGTTAACGGGCTGCATATCGAAACCTGTTTCAGCCGTGTTCCTGTTGAGGATTTCCATACGGGCTTTCATGAAGACGTCCCCGTCATAGTATAGTTTCATCCCGTATGCACTGAAAACCGCTTTTGAAATTGAAGCCCATTCAGAAGAAGCATTCCTCAGGGTAAGCTCCATAACCCCTTCCTGAAGAGGATTCAGGTCAGGGGAGACCGAGTATAATCTGCTTTTCCAGTGTTTGCAGACAACTCCATTGGACACTTCCCCGTAAAGGGTAAATTTCTGTCTTGACAGGCTGAGAACATCTATAAGTTGAGGGTTCTTATCACCGATGTCGGAGATAAAAACACCTATTTCAACCGGAAAAGTCAAAAATATCTGCCTTTTCTCCCCGCCTGCAAGAAGCACTGTTTTTTCAAATTCGATCAGCAGATTCGGAGTAATTTCTTTAGGTGTATTCAGAGGCTCTACAGGATTTATAATAATGCGCTTCCGGTCTCCAAGAACGAGCTTTTCCACTTCATCTTTTCCAGAAGTCCTCCTGTATACCCATCTATCTCCAGTTTTATCTAAAGAAATGGAAATTCCGTCCTTTTCTACGGAAAAAGGGGGGTCGTAGTAACCGTACATGTTATTCAACTATTCCAGCAAGAAACACATTTCAATAATTTTTAATAATATTACATCCAAACTATTATAAAAAAATTACTTCAAATAAATATATAGGTTTGTAGAAAAAGATGCTTAATAGTAATCAATCACCTGGAATTCCCGGAGAAACCCATTCCCGCCTCTTTTGCTGTACCGTGAATTCCTGCCCACCATTTCAGAAAAAATAACACCTGACAACCAGCTTCAGGATTAACATCATAAATACCGCAAAATCTAACTCGCCAGCAATCTACAATAATATATTTAAACAGTTCTTTGAGATCAGTTCAAGTTATAACTTATAAAGCAGCCCTCCGGAAAACCAATTCAAAAGAGAACTATAAAGCAGTCCTCCAAAAATCAATTCAAAAGAGAACTATAAAGCAATCCACCTGAGAAATCCAGTGAAATAATCAAAAATCAGTCCTCTTGAGCGAGCAAAGAGAGCGAAAAGGACCCCGTCCTCCCGAGACGGGACTCGGGCGAGAAGGGACTCGGGCGAGAAGGGACTCGGACGAGACGGAAATCGGACTGACGTAGTTTGGAAAAGACGTAATTTGGAAAAGACGTAGTTTGAAAAAGACGTAGTTTGGAAAAGACGTAGTTTGGAAAAGACGCAATGCGGACATGGTGCAGTCCGGATAAGATGCAGTTAGAGTAAGGCGAAATTCGGGCTTTATACCCACCTTCTTTTCTTAAAGTAGAGAAACATGCTTATCCCAAGTATCGTCATCGCAAACATTACTGCAGGGTAACCCCATCGCCATTTGAGTTCGGGCATGTATTCGAAGTTCATGCCATATACTCCTGCAATAAAAGTAAGAGGGATAAAGATCGTGGCGATTATCGTCAGGACTTTCATAATGTCATTCATTCTATGGCTCAGGCTCGAGAGGTAGACATCTACCATTGAAGACAGGATATCCCTGAAGGCTTCTATGGAATCAATAACCTGAATTGTGTGGTCGTATACATCCCGAAGGTAAATCTGCGTACTCTCCTTTATAAGCTGGGACTCCGTCCTCTGAAGGCTATTTATTAACTCCCTGAGAGGCCAGACTGACCTGCGGAGTGTGATCATATCTCTCTTATACTTCTGGATCGCTTTCAGGGTTTCAGGCATGGGGTCAACTATAAGCTGTTCTTCGAGGTCCTCTATTTCTTCCCCGAAATGTTCAAGGATCAAAAAATAGTTATCAACCACAGCATCTATAAGGCTGTATGCAAGAAGGTCCACTCCGTTCTTTCTCAGGCGCGAGGCAGAGTTTTTTAACCTGTCGCGGATGGGGTTAAAAGCGTCTCCTTCCCTTTCCTGAAAAGAAAGAATGTAGTTGGTGCCAAAGATAATGCTTACCTGGTCAATAAGAATCTCTTCTCTTTCTTCATCGAGGAGCATCATTTTAAGAACAGCATAAATATAAGAATCGTAATCCTCCATTTTTGGGCGCTGTCCGGTGTTCAATACATCCTCAAGAGTGAGAGGGTGAACCCCAAAGTAACCTCCCAGTTTTTCTATAATTCCTATCTGGTCCAGCCCATCTACGTTTATCCACAGGTTCATGCCGGGCTGACCTTTAAGTTCCTGACACTCATCTACGGTTTGAAGCTCCTTTTCGATAAGTTTTTCACTGTTGTATAACCAGGCTTTAATAACGGTTTTTTCTGCCTTTTTTTCCCCGACATGGACGAGAGTTCCGGGGGCGAGACCGACATTTGATTGTTTTCTTCCGGGAGTACTCGGTTTCAAGGCTCTGCCTCACTTTGAAATAAAATTAGATACTTCAGTAATAGAGTTTTATTGATTTAAGCCTGTGCATAACCTTAGACAGATAAAAAGCGATATTTGGAGACATTTGACAATATTAACTATAACCCGATTTTTAATATATAAATGAGTTTTTAAGATCTTATAGATAAATATATCTATTATCCATTAAATAGAATATAACGGGAAATGTAAAAATTGATCTTACAAAAACAGGGGAATTTGGAAAGATCATAGCTTCAAAACCAGATCGAGGGGTAGTTGTATGGTTCAAACGGAAGTAACAAGTAGTTTATACAATATGCTGGATCAGTTTATAGCCTTTATTCCGACATTGGTAGCAATAATTCTTCTTATTATAATTGGGACAATATTGGGGAAAGCTCTTGGAAGGATAGGAGCGACGGTGCTGGACAAAATAGGACTTGATGACCTTGTCGACAGGACAATAGTAGGTGGCATGCTAAGAAGAGGGCAGATGAGTACTGTTGGCTTTTTTGATGCAGTCATCCGATGGTTTGTCTACATAGTTTTCGCCATAATCATCCTGGACCTTCTGAATATTGAAGTAGTCAACAACTTTGTAGACCTCATAATATACTATGTCCCGCTTGTGATCTCTGCTCTCATTGTCCTTCTTATAGGGCTGTTGATTGTGGATTTCATCTGTGATCTGCT
This window of the Methanosarcina mazei S-6 genome carries:
- a CDS encoding LL-diaminopimelate aminotransferase, producing the protein MYSDRINALPPYLFAAIDEARDELIAKGVDVIDLGVGDPDLPTHPHIVEAMQKAVCDPGTHQYPSYAGMPEFRKAAAEWCRKYKGIEIDPATEVLSLIGSKEAVAHIPLAFVNPGDVVLYTEPGYPVYKIGTLFAGGEPYPLPLKAENSFLPDLDSIPEDVLKKSRLFFFNYPNNPTAATADMAFFEKVVKFCKKHDIIAVHDNAYCQMAYDGYEAPSFLAAEGAMDIGMELYSHSKTYNMTGWRLGFAVGNKDLIKGLGKVKSNVDSGVFDAIQIAGIAALSSPQDCVNETNKIYEERRNALIEGLTAMGLEVKPPKATFYIWAPVPKGFTSISFAKLLLEEAGIVATPGVGFGDAGEGYIRFALTKPVERIKEAVERMKKLQL
- a CDS encoding PAS domain S-box protein — protein: MKKKLREPGAETTGNERVEDLLNQAEQYIRLENISSPSRKIKEKGLAEITDVQAVQSLMEDFYKLARIPMCLEDLEGNILVGVGWQDICIRYHRADPETCKRCIENSAKLAEGIAPGEFKLCRCRNSMWKMVTPIIVSDQHVGNIFSGHFFFDDEPLDYEFFRARAGKYGFNEKEYIEALEKVPRLSREAVNTGMSFFMKFASMVLQVSYSNFRLYQALEERNVLMNSLRESEEKCRSFLEAANEGIWIINAEDKTIYVNKKMSGMLGYTQQEMIGRPGWDFIDEKDRCVSEKIREKKHQDIDESHEFKFICKDGSPLWALVNTKSFFDRDGNFAGCIWMFTDITDRKQAEEALIRRENEFRTLAENSPDIIARYDRQKRYIYVNPAAAEPSGYSPEEIMGKNSIELGIDPETTKFWEESIENVFITGKPETIEFNYMSPEGKDYYFNTQLVPEFIDEKVNSVLAISRDITDKKIAEAKLKETLENLERLVRKRTAELEKAYYSLKESEKGLAEAQEMAHIGNWEWDIAANKTYWSEEMYHIFGRDTNRPAPVYTEHLNYIHPDDRDYFDSSTRKAGSEKTSSIEYRIVLDSGEERTVHMRAQAVFNEENIPIKVKGTVQDITERKKAEQTLVNLEIARKKEIHHRIKNNLQVISSLLDLQAENFSSKTCIKNSDVLNAFRESQDRIMSIALIHEELHEGGGNNALYFSPYLEKLVENLFQTYSLGNASISLYTDLEEDIFFDMDTAVPLGIIVNELVSNSLKHAFKGRSEGEIQIKLFKEGSGGEEKTESGMEKNKKRPAGKDTGTADTGYVLVVSDDGAGIPETINLENSDSLGLQLVNILVDQLEGEIELKRDNGTEFMIKINVRQGSLKSQAEEKNSQN
- a CDS encoding UPF0280 family protein, producing MPEPARKPVKEPEEPAGTPIKEHFQLKETIVTIAACDRKYIEAAKEAIRTHRAVLETYILSDPYFQITLEPYECPKNAPEVVRRMIKAGNTIGIGPMSAVAGTISALAVEAMVKAGAKYAIVDNGGDIALINDRPVVVGIYSGQSPIRNLGLVFEPRDSITGVCTSAGTVGPSISFGMADAAAVFSDDVSLADAAATALGNEVGTGKEAVEISFRAIRGIPGIKGALVIQGEYIGMWGDLPEITRADVRYEYITKA
- a CDS encoding aldehyde ferredoxin oxidoreductase family protein; translation: MLGGYAGKILDVDLETGELKDKMPDEEILRRYIGGKGLGLKLIYDEFRDDMQPFDPDNLLVFSTGPATGARVPTSGRFHVLTSKSPLTGAVGSGNSGGKWGPYLKFAGYDAIVIRGISEKPVYLTIIDGKAELVEAPEIWGMTVPAVTEELLNRAGTDPKKTSIACIGPAGENLSLISCIMNDEYRAAGRTGSGAVMGSKKLKAIVVSGNQRQKSANPEMLAEKVAESMSLIRENPVTGPKGGLHVYGTAVLVNIVNAHGAYSSRNFQQSYFPEADEQSGEKLAESYLTGTTGCWGCPIVCGRKSFVPDGPFSVKYTEGPEYETIFALGSNCGVKELDAVIKANHFCNEFGIDTISMGGTIACAMELVEKGKIPEEKLLGFNLRFGDPGAMVECVWRAAYKAGFGADLALGSRKLAEKYQAPEYAINVKGMELPAYDPRPIQGIGLEYATSNRGGDHVYGYTIPSELLGIPEKRDPYSTEGKPEWTIFMQDLGSVINSSVICLFTSFALGLPQYAGMLQAITGMELDPEKLLKIGERITNLERHMNNRYGFNSVQDALPKRLTAEPTPAGPSRGQVSHVPEMIDKYYELRGWIDGVPTEEKLKELGIA
- a CDS encoding MoaD/ThiS family protein, whose translation is MGNNGKMKINVKFLASIREIAGAHEMQFELNSGYTVKDLLEFLELRFGAEFKEAAGKPFEDENPRLRFLVNGRDIDYLRGPGTELKEGDLVVLIPPVGGG